The following are from one region of the Thiocapsa rosea genome:
- a CDS encoding arylesterase, translating to MTHRVLILLLTTFMLVGCSRAPELPRLPSDAVILAFGDSLTRGTGAGSGEGFAEVLAVLGGREVVNAGVPGEESDAGLARLPRILDVVQPDLVILGHGGNDMLRRRDLEQTKANLRQMVMFARDRGASVVLLGIPKPGLFLGTHPLYRELADDLEIPLEDKVLADVLADRDLKADQIHPNAAGYRQVAEAVHRLLKDAGAL from the coding sequence ATGACCCATCGCGTTCTTATCCTGTTGTTGACGACGTTTATGCTCGTCGGATGCAGCCGTGCGCCCGAGCTTCCGCGGTTGCCGAGCGACGCGGTGATCCTGGCGTTCGGCGACAGCCTCACGCGCGGTACCGGGGCAGGCAGCGGCGAGGGTTTCGCGGAGGTTTTGGCGGTGCTGGGCGGTCGCGAGGTCGTGAACGCGGGCGTGCCGGGGGAGGAAAGCGACGCCGGTCTCGCTCGCCTGCCTAGAATACTCGACGTCGTGCAGCCGGACCTGGTGATCCTCGGTCACGGCGGCAACGACATGCTGCGCCGACGCGACCTGGAGCAGACCAAGGCCAATCTCCGGCAGATGGTCATGTTTGCGCGTGACCGGGGCGCGTCGGTCGTGCTGCTCGGCATCCCGAAGCCGGGGTTGTTCCTCGGCACCCATCCACTCTATCGGGAGCTGGCGGACGATCTCGAAATCCCGCTCGAGGACAAGGTGCTGGCCGATGTCCTCGCCGACCGTGACTTGAAAGCGGATCAGATCCATCCTAACGCGGCCGGCTATCGGCAGGTCGCCGAGGCGGTTCACCGGCTCTTGAAGGACGCCGGGGCGCTCTGA
- the pdxH gene encoding pyridoxamine 5'-phosphate oxidase, with amino-acid sequence MNADAFRTEAMEKGLSRGSLDPDPIRLFEQWYTAAIETALPEPNAMSLCTVDEGGQPYVRTVLLKLFDREGFVFFTNFESRKARQIDRNPQVAALFPWVALARQVQITGRAERIPTTESLRYFATRPRGSQIGAWSSPQSQVITSRSLLEAKVAEMKQRFAHGEIPLPDFWGGYRIVPSRIEFWQGRESRLHDRFLYSREGDGSWRIERLAP; translated from the coding sequence ATGAACGCCGACGCATTCAGGACAGAAGCGATGGAGAAGGGCCTCTCGCGGGGCAGTCTCGATCCGGATCCGATCCGCTTGTTCGAGCAGTGGTACACCGCCGCGATCGAGACGGCGCTGCCGGAACCCAACGCCATGAGCCTCTGCACGGTGGACGAGGGCGGTCAGCCCTACGTCCGCACCGTGCTGCTCAAGCTCTTCGACCGCGAGGGGTTCGTTTTTTTCACCAACTTCGAAAGCCGCAAGGCCCGGCAGATCGACCGCAACCCGCAAGTCGCGGCACTCTTCCCCTGGGTGGCGTTGGCGCGGCAGGTCCAGATCACGGGACGCGCGGAGCGTATCCCGACCACGGAATCGCTGCGTTACTTCGCCACCCGACCGCGCGGCAGCCAGATCGGCGCCTGGTCCTCGCCGCAGAGTCAGGTGATTACCTCGCGGTCGTTGCTCGAGGCCAAGGTCGCGGAGATGAAGCAGAGGTTTGCGCACGGGGAGATCCCGCTCCCGGATTTTTGGGGCGGCTATCGCATCGTCCCGAGCCGGATCGAGTTCTGGCAAGGGCGCGAGAGTCGGCTGCACGACCGTTTTCTCTACAGCCGCGAAGGCGACGGGTCCTGGAGGATCGAGCGGCTCGCACCTTAA
- the aceA gene encoding isocitrate lyase, whose protein sequence is MTRQEQIQALKQDWAENPRWTDVTRGYSAEDVVRLRGSVQPEQTYAKRGAEKLWKLVHGEAKKGYVNCMGALTGGQAMQQAKAGIEAIYLSGWQVAADGNTSETMYPDQSLYAYDSVPTMVRRINNAFKRADEIQWSKGIEQGDAGYIDYFLPIVADAEAGFGGVLNAFELMKNMIAAGASGVHFEDQLAAVKKCGHMGGKVLVPTRDAVQKLVAARLAADVMGVSTLLLARTDAEAANLLTSDVDDNDRPFVTGARTDDGFYMVRNGLEQAISRGLAYAPYADLVWCETGTPDLGFAREFAQAVLAQNPNKLLAYNCSPSFNWKKNLDDATIAKFQDELAAMGYKYQFITLAGIHSMWFNMYDLAYDYARGEGMRHYVEKVQAPEFAAREKGYTFVSHQQEVGAGYFDDVTTTIQGGASSVTALTGSTEEAQF, encoded by the coding sequence ATGACCCGCCAAGAACAGATCCAAGCCCTGAAGCAAGACTGGGCCGAAAACCCCCGCTGGACCGACGTAACCCGTGGCTACTCCGCCGAAGATGTCGTGCGTCTGCGCGGCTCGGTTCAACCTGAGCAAACCTATGCCAAGCGCGGCGCCGAGAAGCTGTGGAAGCTGGTTCACGGCGAGGCGAAGAAGGGCTACGTCAACTGCATGGGCGCCCTCACCGGTGGTCAGGCGATGCAGCAAGCCAAGGCCGGAATCGAGGCGATCTATTTGTCGGGTTGGCAGGTCGCCGCGGACGGCAACACCTCCGAGACCATGTATCCGGACCAGTCACTCTACGCCTACGACTCTGTCCCCACTATGGTGCGGCGCATCAACAACGCCTTCAAGCGTGCCGACGAGATCCAATGGTCCAAGGGCATCGAACAGGGTGATGCGGGCTACATCGACTACTTCCTGCCGATCGTGGCAGATGCCGAAGCCGGCTTCGGCGGCGTACTCAACGCTTTCGAGCTGATGAAGAACATGATCGCCGCGGGCGCCTCCGGGGTGCACTTCGAGGACCAGCTCGCCGCGGTCAAGAAGTGCGGCCATATGGGCGGCAAGGTACTGGTGCCGACCCGCGATGCGGTGCAGAAGCTGGTCGCCGCGCGGCTCGCAGCCGACGTCATGGGTGTCTCGACCCTGCTCTTGGCCCGCACCGATGCCGAGGCCGCGAACCTCCTGACCTCCGATGTCGACGACAACGACCGTCCGTTCGTGACCGGCGCACGCACCGACGACGGCTTTTACATGGTCCGCAATGGTCTGGAGCAGGCCATCAGCCGCGGTCTGGCCTATGCGCCTTACGCCGACCTGGTCTGGTGCGAGACCGGCACCCCGGATCTGGGCTTCGCCCGCGAGTTCGCACAAGCCGTCCTCGCTCAGAACCCCAACAAGCTGCTGGCCTACAACTGCTCGCCGTCCTTCAACTGGAAGAAGAACCTCGACGATGCCACCATCGCCAAGTTCCAGGACGAGCTCGCCGCCATGGGCTACAAGTACCAGTTCATCACCCTGGCCGGCATCCACAGCATGTGGTTCAACATGTACGATCTCGCCTACGACTACGCCCGCGGCGAAGGCATGCGCCACTATGTCGAGAAGGTGCAGGCTCCCGAGTTCGCTGCGCGCGAGAAGGGCTATACCTTCGTCTCGCACCAGCAGGAGGTCGGCGCCGGCTACTTCGACGACGTCACCACGACCATTCAAGGCGGTGCATCCTCGGTGACGGCCCTGACCGGCTCGACCGAAGAGGCACAGTTCTGA
- a CDS encoding EAL domain-containing protein, with translation MIRTQAQRSPIGLVALVLGLALALHLAYQLSHGIPARVLIAQEASAQALLLRLASRLATESSEGSPNAAEQILAPERTQPYVLALGHLDLDPQHTDRPDGGASASEADSPATLAGASLAIPPELIGAAVASPMDTQFEIRTAPKRLLGVISAGRTEHTSSPDKDPATPPEAPLVYLVLDLAAAEHAERLRLLSWAGVLPWALSILFALGLAVLLNRDPGASSRTASEPNACDADPSADGGSDPVDERIDSLDPILDIAAVLLVGMDSQGRVQLVNRKCCEVLGLDREQIVGRDWADSFVPEREREQTRKILARITNDHADALVAVEGTLLCADGSERLIEWNNSRIRDPAGRVIGGLGSGTDITERKQAERALSYLVTLETVLVETSRSLVAAPADAVGPLVENALGTIARRMGAERAYVFVLSRDGTTMRNTQEWTASGLGLADAGAPPVPTSLIPRWMETLQHGDDIRIDDVTKLPETWRVDREQLEQLEVRSVAAVAIRVAGRIGGFVAMEMLSDTRSWRDSEMRALGFLGDLIGGAFERRRNEQKLLDSRRRLEEIALYDPLTRLPNRRLLAERMDEAVVRAREQGLLLGVCYLDLDGFKPINDTHGHKMGDRVLVTVASRLRGCVREDDTVARLGGDEFVLLMNHMESLSDCAALLERVLAALAQPILIDGHSLAVTGSAGVTLFPQDAGDADTLLRHADHAMYQAKQQGRNRYQFFKAVKDQPDQVHRLELVRIREAIEGNELRLHVQPRVDMRSGQVVGVEALVRWQHPERGLLPPGEFLPLMEGDELLHDLDGWVMDRALALLAQWQEAGLDLTMSLNLSACSLQDTGFVAALQEVLARYPSIDPARLLFEIIESEALRDIETTASVIRACAVLGVHFALDGFGNGYASLTDFRCLPAQVVKIDQTVVRDILRSRDGRSLVKGVIGIANAFQREVIAEGVESAAHGLLLMDLGCTLAQGYGIADPMPPERLASWIEGFRPPQLWSHRPEVDWSTEDLALLSLEAIHRDWVNRLVRHISTDTATRAPELHPDLCDFGRWYLGNGQARYGEMPSFRALDALHRQVHRQAEQLLALDRLDREALGDPIAKLLQKRNDVVAGIRLFQAEVLGHTRERDPLKPKA, from the coding sequence ATGATTCGCACACAGGCGCAAAGATCGCCGATCGGACTGGTCGCGCTCGTTCTAGGTCTGGCGCTGGCCCTGCATCTCGCCTATCAGCTTTCGCACGGCATTCCGGCACGCGTTCTGATTGCGCAGGAGGCATCAGCGCAGGCGCTGTTGCTGCGACTTGCCTCCCGGCTTGCGACGGAGTCGTCCGAGGGCAGCCCAAATGCCGCAGAGCAGATCCTCGCCCCGGAGAGAACGCAGCCTTACGTCCTCGCGCTCGGCCACCTTGACCTTGATCCACAGCACACCGACCGACCGGACGGCGGCGCATCAGCATCCGAAGCGGACTCACCAGCAACACTCGCAGGCGCGTCCCTCGCGATCCCGCCAGAGCTCATCGGCGCGGCCGTCGCATCGCCGATGGACACGCAGTTCGAAATCCGGACAGCGCCCAAGCGCCTGCTCGGCGTCATCAGCGCCGGCCGCACGGAACACACAAGCAGTCCCGACAAGGATCCCGCGACACCGCCCGAAGCCCCTCTGGTCTATCTCGTCTTGGATCTCGCCGCAGCCGAGCACGCAGAGCGGCTCCGTCTGCTGTCATGGGCCGGTGTCTTGCCTTGGGCCCTGTCGATACTCTTCGCCTTGGGGCTGGCCGTACTCCTGAACCGCGATCCGGGCGCGTCGTCCCGAACCGCGTCCGAGCCGAATGCGTGCGACGCAGATCCGAGCGCGGACGGCGGGTCAGACCCCGTTGACGAACGCATCGACAGCCTCGATCCCATCCTCGACATCGCTGCCGTCCTCTTGGTCGGAATGGATTCGCAAGGGCGCGTCCAGCTCGTCAACCGCAAGTGCTGCGAGGTCTTGGGCCTCGACCGCGAGCAGATTGTCGGACGTGACTGGGCCGACTCGTTCGTGCCCGAACGCGAGCGCGAGCAGACACGCAAGATCCTGGCGCGTATCACGAACGACCACGCCGATGCCTTAGTCGCGGTCGAGGGCACGCTCCTCTGCGCCGACGGCTCGGAGCGTCTGATCGAGTGGAACAACAGCCGCATCCGAGACCCTGCCGGACGGGTCATCGGCGGGCTGGGCTCGGGCACCGATATCACCGAGCGCAAACAGGCGGAGCGAGCACTCTCGTACCTGGTCACTCTGGAAACCGTTCTGGTCGAGACATCGCGCTCCTTGGTGGCCGCCCCCGCCGATGCCGTCGGCCCGCTGGTCGAGAATGCCCTGGGGACCATCGCACGACGCATGGGTGCCGAGCGGGCTTATGTCTTCGTCCTGAGCCGCGACGGCACGACCATGCGCAATACCCAGGAATGGACGGCGAGCGGTCTGGGGCTTGCAGACGCCGGGGCACCGCCGGTCCCGACATCGCTCATTCCACGCTGGATGGAGACCCTGCAGCACGGCGACGACATCCGGATCGACGACGTGACCAAGCTCCCGGAGACCTGGCGTGTCGACCGCGAGCAGCTCGAGCAGCTCGAGGTCCGATCCGTGGCCGCGGTCGCCATTCGCGTGGCCGGTCGGATCGGCGGATTCGTCGCCATGGAGATGCTCAGCGACACGCGCAGCTGGCGCGACTCGGAGATGCGCGCACTGGGCTTTCTCGGCGACCTGATCGGCGGTGCCTTCGAGCGGCGTCGCAACGAGCAGAAGCTGCTCGACAGCCGACGGCGACTCGAAGAAATTGCCCTCTACGACCCCTTGACACGGCTGCCGAACCGGCGGCTCTTGGCCGAACGCATGGACGAGGCGGTGGTGCGTGCCCGCGAGCAAGGTCTCTTGCTCGGGGTCTGTTATCTGGACCTCGACGGCTTCAAACCCATCAACGACACCCACGGGCACAAGATGGGCGACCGGGTGCTGGTGACGGTCGCCAGCCGACTACGCGGATGCGTGCGCGAGGACGACACGGTGGCCCGGCTCGGCGGGGACGAGTTCGTGCTTCTGATGAACCACATGGAGTCTCTGTCGGACTGCGCCGCGCTTCTGGAACGCGTGCTCGCCGCGCTCGCCCAACCCATTCTGATCGACGGCCATTCGCTCGCCGTCACCGGGAGTGCCGGCGTGACACTCTTCCCGCAGGACGCAGGCGATGCAGACACCCTCCTGCGTCACGCCGATCACGCGATGTATCAGGCCAAGCAGCAGGGACGCAATCGCTACCAGTTCTTCAAGGCGGTCAAGGACCAACCCGATCAAGTCCACAGGCTCGAGCTGGTCCGAATCCGAGAGGCGATCGAAGGCAACGAGCTGAGACTGCACGTCCAACCGCGCGTCGACATGCGCTCCGGGCAGGTCGTCGGCGTGGAGGCATTGGTCCGGTGGCAGCATCCCGAGCGCGGACTCTTGCCGCCGGGGGAGTTCCTGCCTCTGATGGAGGGCGACGAGCTTCTCCATGACCTCGACGGGTGGGTGATGGATCGCGCGCTCGCACTCTTGGCACAGTGGCAGGAGGCCGGGCTGGATCTGACGATGAGCCTCAATCTCTCGGCTTGCTCGCTGCAGGACACCGGATTCGTGGCGGCCCTGCAGGAGGTGTTGGCGCGCTATCCGTCCATCGACCCGGCGCGCCTGTTGTTCGAGATCATCGAGTCCGAGGCACTGCGCGATATCGAAACCACCGCATCGGTCATCCGAGCATGCGCCGTGCTCGGCGTTCACTTCGCCCTGGACGGATTCGGCAACGGCTATGCGTCCTTGACCGATTTTCGCTGTCTTCCGGCCCAGGTCGTCAAGATCGATCAGACCGTGGTCCGCGACATCCTACGTTCACGCGACGGACGCAGTCTGGTCAAGGGCGTGATCGGGATCGCCAACGCCTTCCAGCGCGAGGTGATTGCAGAGGGTGTGGAATCCGCTGCGCATGGCTTGTTGCTGATGGATCTGGGCTGCACCCTGGCGCAAGGCTACGGGATTGCAGACCCCATGCCCCCGGAGCGGCTCGCATCCTGGATCGAGGGCTTCCGTCCTCCGCAACTCTGGAGTCACCGCCCCGAGGTGGATTGGTCGACCGAAGATCTCGCGCTCCTGAGCCTCGAGGCGATCCATCGCGACTGGGTCAATCGCCTGGTCCGCCACATCTCGACCGACACCGCAACCCGAGCGCCGGAGCTCCACCCCGACCTGTGCGACTTCGGGCGTTGGTACCTGGGGAACGGCCAAGCGCGTTACGGCGAGATGCCGAGCTTCCGCGCGCTCGACGCCCTGCACCGACAGGTCCATCGACAGGCCGAGCAGCTGCTCGCGCTCGATCGCCTCGATCGCGAGGCGCTGGGCGATCCGATCGCGAAACTGCTGCAGAAGCGCAACGACGTGGTCGCCGGGATCCGATTGTTCCAGGCCGAAGTCCTCGGGCACACCAGAGAACGGGATCCTCTAAAGCCGAAGGCCTAG
- a CDS encoding DUF2333 family protein: MRPARCCRAPTPGLHRAGWRTASGLLGLVGLVLVSLGVYWSIHPTGLDGAAAALAELCEPAGDAISGVHTVTMAVGIGDALLTKPGGFLYNDRSPPGVFLDNTQSWECGNLMALRDFVRALRNDFTRSQSQSVEKRLGHFGVRLSASVSDSDLASYIAKANAALMDLRILMQQG; encoded by the coding sequence ATGAGACCGGCACGCTGTTGCCGAGCACCGACACCCGGCCTGCACCGAGCCGGATGGCGTACGGCCTCGGGGTTACTCGGCCTTGTCGGCCTCGTCCTGGTGTCCTTGGGCGTCTACTGGTCCATTCATCCAACCGGGTTGGATGGTGCCGCGGCCGCGCTAGCCGAACTCTGCGAGCCGGCCGGCGATGCAATCTCGGGCGTCCATACGGTGACGATGGCGGTCGGGATCGGCGATGCGCTCCTGACGAAGCCGGGTGGGTTTCTCTACAACGATCGCTCGCCGCCGGGCGTCTTTCTCGACAACACCCAGAGCTGGGAATGCGGCAACCTGATGGCGCTTCGTGACTTCGTGCGCGCGCTGCGGAATGATTTCACCCGTTCCCAGAGTCAATCGGTCGAGAAACGCCTCGGCCATTTCGGCGTGCGTTTAAGCGCCAGTGTTTCGGACAGCGACTTGGCCTCCTACATTGCGAAGGCGAACGCTGCGCTCATGGATCTGCGGATCCTCATGCAGCAGGGCTAG
- a CDS encoding OmpA family protein translates to MSDVAPAVKSNPIYAFVFLILSFAAGLLLAYLRGPQTLPAEPPSEILATLDFAGSDGTVSTSVGTDAEVEPGSLDGRLGDAEARIQRLEQDLVAVAEQQAAFALVVSEQKDHLAEMLAEPRATPAADSARADVNDAAFANRLKDDLARLGARLTERGHLVTLTESELRFPVGESALASGRSEGLEAIAEVLKRHDRLVARVEGHTDRSGSATRNLTLSQERARAVKDVLAARGIGAERIEIVGIGETRPIDEGRNAEARQRNRRVEVYLIER, encoded by the coding sequence ATGTCCGACGTCGCCCCCGCGGTGAAATCGAATCCGATCTATGCCTTTGTTTTTCTGATTCTCTCGTTCGCGGCAGGGCTTCTGTTGGCCTATCTGCGCGGGCCTCAGACACTGCCGGCCGAGCCGCCGAGCGAGATCCTTGCAACGCTCGACTTCGCCGGGTCCGACGGGACTGTCTCGACGTCCGTCGGGACGGATGCCGAAGTCGAGCCGGGTTCACTGGATGGGCGTCTGGGCGATGCCGAGGCCAGGATCCAACGTCTGGAACAGGACCTGGTTGCGGTAGCGGAGCAGCAAGCGGCGTTCGCACTCGTCGTTTCGGAGCAAAAAGACCATCTGGCCGAGATGCTCGCCGAGCCCCGTGCAACGCCTGCGGCCGACAGCGCCCGGGCTGACGTGAATGACGCAGCCTTCGCGAACCGGTTGAAGGATGACCTTGCGCGTCTCGGCGCGCGTTTAACCGAGCGCGGCCATTTAGTGACATTGACCGAATCGGAGTTGCGTTTCCCGGTCGGCGAAAGTGCGCTTGCGTCGGGGCGTTCCGAGGGACTCGAGGCGATCGCCGAGGTCCTCAAGCGACATGATCGCCTAGTGGCCCGTGTCGAAGGTCATACGGATCGTTCCGGCAGCGCAACCCGGAACCTGACGCTTTCGCAGGAACGCGCCCGCGCGGTCAAGGATGTCTTGGCTGCGAGGGGTATCGGCGCCGAACGCATCGAGATCGTCGGGATAGGGGAGACTCGACCCATCGACGAGGGCCGGAATGCCGAGGCGCGGCAGCGCAATCGGCGTGTCGAGGTGTACCTGATCGAGCGTTGA
- a CDS encoding SLAC1 anion channel family protein yields METPHRQPGRLQHFPISFFAMVMGLSGLTIGWEKAQMVLALDLGITPWLIGVTSTLFIVLMLLYTAKLALYRHAVIQELRHPVKLNFFPTISISLLLLSIAFLPVMNDVSRALWMAGTALHLVFTLYVVNVWIHHEHFQVHHMNPAWFIPAVGNVLVPVAGVPLGYQDISWFFFSTGMLFWLILMTIIFYRVLFHHPIEERLMPTLFILIAPPAVGFIAYSRLVGELDAFARVLYFIGLFLTLLLFTQANRFLKLGFFLSWWAYSFPLAAIGIASLLMFERTGQDIYRYLGLGLVTLLTGIVALLLARTAIAVRRNGICVPGH; encoded by the coding sequence ATGGAGACTCCACATCGGCAACCCGGTCGGTTGCAGCACTTTCCGATCTCCTTCTTCGCGATGGTGATGGGCCTGTCGGGCCTCACCATTGGCTGGGAGAAGGCTCAGATGGTCCTCGCACTCGACTTGGGTATCACCCCCTGGTTGATCGGCGTGACGAGCACGCTCTTCATTGTCTTGATGCTGCTGTATACGGCGAAGCTCGCCCTGTATCGGCATGCCGTGATCCAAGAGCTACGCCATCCGGTGAAGCTCAATTTTTTTCCGACCATCTCGATCAGTCTGCTCCTGCTGTCCATCGCCTTTTTACCCGTCATGAACGACGTGAGTCGGGCACTCTGGATGGCGGGGACGGCGCTTCATTTGGTCTTTACACTCTATGTCGTGAACGTCTGGATCCATCACGAGCACTTTCAGGTGCATCATATGAATCCGGCCTGGTTCATTCCGGCGGTCGGGAACGTCTTGGTGCCTGTGGCGGGAGTGCCTTTGGGGTATCAAGATATTTCATGGTTCTTCTTCAGTACCGGAATGCTCTTCTGGCTGATCCTGATGACGATCATCTTTTACCGGGTGCTGTTTCATCATCCGATCGAAGAGCGCTTGATGCCGACGCTTTTTATCCTGATCGCGCCGCCCGCCGTCGGGTTCATTGCCTATTCACGGCTTGTCGGTGAGCTCGATGCCTTTGCGCGGGTGCTCTATTTCATCGGTCTGTTTCTGACCTTGCTGTTGTTCACGCAGGCAAACCGATTTCTGAAACTCGGGTTTTTCCTCTCCTGGTGGGCCTACTCCTTTCCCCTGGCGGCAATCGGTATTGCAAGTCTCTTGATGTTCGAGCGCACGGGACAGGACATCTACCGCTATCTCGGGCTCGGCCTTGTGACCCTGCTGACCGGAATCGTCGCCTTGTTGTTGGCACGCACCGCCATTGCGGTACGACGCAACGGGATCTGCGTGCCCGGTCATTGA
- the rraA gene encoding ribonuclease E activity regulator RraA yields the protein MPIESPSASHEFKTADLSDRYDAHARICDPIFRDFGGRTRFCGPVVTVKCFEDNSPVKSTLAEPGHGRILVVDAGGSMRCAMLGDLIAAGAVEQGWAGVILYGCIRDSRDIGAMPLGVKALGTHPRKSLRRGEGQRDIPVTFAGVRFAPGDQVYCDEDGILVADGPLDLD from the coding sequence ATGCCCATAGAGTCACCATCCGCGTCGCACGAATTCAAGACCGCTGACCTCTCCGATCGATACGACGCGCATGCTCGCATCTGCGATCCGATCTTCCGTGATTTCGGCGGCCGGACCCGCTTTTGCGGGCCGGTCGTGACGGTCAAGTGCTTCGAAGACAACTCTCCGGTGAAGTCGACCCTGGCCGAGCCAGGCCACGGCCGCATCCTTGTGGTCGATGCCGGCGGCTCCATGCGCTGTGCGATGCTCGGCGACCTGATCGCCGCCGGTGCCGTGGAGCAAGGCTGGGCCGGGGTCATCCTCTACGGATGCATCCGCGACAGTCGCGACATCGGCGCCATGCCGTTGGGGGTCAAGGCATTGGGGACACATCCACGCAAGAGTCTCAGGCGCGGCGAAGGGCAACGGGACATCCCGGTCACGTTCGCCGGCGTGCGCTTCGCCCCGGGTGATCAGGTCTACTGCGACGAAGACGGTATCCTGGTCGCCGACGGGCCGCTGGATCTCGATTAA
- the aceK gene encoding bifunctional isocitrate dehydrogenase kinase/phosphatase: protein MAWTEAKQIAEAMLDGFGRHYRLFREITGGARERFETADWPAVQAAARERISYYDARVGETVALLRREFHLRDPTDILWRRVKIEYMRLLPLHHQPELAETYYNSVFCRLFDRRYYNNSYIFVWPMISTEHLEAEIPIFRPYYPARDGFARVIARILGDMGFQRPFRNRRHDIRCLMRAVRDRFPRRRALHQNFQLAVLSEPFYRNKAAYIIGKAINGAAQIPFAIPILNDEGHEGAPGGLYVDTLLSGGDEISDVFSFSRAYFMVDTEVPAAVVDFLRPLMPHKGKAELYTAIGLQKFGKAEFYRDFLKHLRYSADDFVIAPGIRGMVMCVFTLPSFPFVFKVIKDRFPPPKEMTRETVKEKYQLVKLHDRVGRMADSWEYSHVAFPRHRFSAALIEMLETDCATSLESDGDQLIIKHLYIERRMSPLNLYLHTADDEDIRHAIGEYGDAIKQLAAANIFPGDFLFKNFGVTRQGRVVFYDYDELCYLTECHFREIPPAPYPEMEMAEEVWYSAGPNDVFPEEFETFLLTDPRIRKVFRELHSELFDPAWWRARQEHIRAGHLEDVFPYAEERRFDCPDRVTPDRNS, encoded by the coding sequence ATGGCGTGGACCGAGGCGAAACAGATTGCCGAGGCGATGCTCGACGGATTCGGGCGTCATTATCGGCTGTTCCGCGAGATCACCGGCGGGGCGCGGGAGCGTTTTGAAACGGCGGATTGGCCGGCGGTGCAGGCTGCAGCGCGCGAGCGGATCAGCTACTACGACGCGCGAGTCGGCGAGACGGTCGCCCTGCTGCGCCGCGAGTTTCATCTGCGCGACCCGACCGACATCCTGTGGCGCCGCGTGAAGATCGAGTACATGCGCCTCCTGCCGCTGCATCACCAACCCGAGCTGGCCGAGACCTATTACAACTCGGTGTTCTGCCGGCTCTTCGATCGGCGCTACTACAACAACAGCTACATCTTCGTGTGGCCGATGATCTCGACCGAGCACCTCGAGGCCGAGATCCCGATCTTTCGCCCCTACTACCCGGCGCGCGACGGCTTCGCCCGGGTGATCGCCCGCATCCTCGGCGACATGGGTTTTCAGCGCCCCTTCCGAAATCGCCGGCATGACATCCGCTGTCTGATGCGCGCCGTGCGCGACCGCTTCCCGCGCAGGCGCGCGCTGCACCAGAACTTCCAGCTTGCCGTCCTCTCCGAGCCCTTCTACCGCAACAAGGCCGCCTACATCATCGGCAAGGCCATCAACGGGGCGGCCCAGATCCCGTTCGCGATCCCGATCCTCAACGACGAGGGACACGAGGGAGCACCCGGAGGACTCTATGTCGACACCCTGCTCTCGGGCGGGGACGAGATCTCGGATGTCTTCAGCTTCTCGCGCGCCTATTTCATGGTCGACACCGAGGTGCCGGCCGCCGTCGTCGATTTCCTGCGACCCTTGATGCCGCACAAGGGGAAGGCGGAACTCTATACCGCCATCGGCCTGCAGAAGTTCGGCAAGGCGGAGTTCTATCGCGACTTCCTCAAGCATTTGAGGTATTCGGCCGACGACTTCGTCATTGCCCCCGGCATCCGCGGGATGGTGATGTGCGTCTTCACCCTTCCCTCGTTTCCTTTCGTCTTCAAGGTCATCAAGGATCGGTTCCCTCCGCCGAAGGAGATGACTCGCGAGACCGTCAAAGAAAAATACCAGTTGGTCAAGTTGCACGACCGCGTCGGGCGGATGGCCGACTCCTGGGAGTATTCGCACGTCGCCTTTCCGCGTCACCGCTTTTCGGCCGCCCTCATCGAGATGCTGGAGACCGACTGCGCAACGAGTCTGGAGTCCGACGGCGATCAGCTCATCATCAAGCACCTTTACATCGAGCGACGCATGTCGCCGCTGAATCTCTATCTGCACACGGCCGACGACGAGGACATCCGCCACGCGATCGGCGAATACGGCGACGCCATCAAGCAGCTCGCTGCGGCCAACATCTTCCCGGGTGATTTCCTCTTCAAGAACTTCGGCGTGACGCGTCAGGGTCGCGTCGTCTTCTACGACTACGACGAACTCTGTTACCTGACCGAGTGCCACTTTCGGGAGATTCCGCCCGCGCCCTACCCCGAGATGGAGATGGCCGAAGAGGTCTGGTACAGCGCGGGGCCGAACGACGTCTTCCCCGAGGAGTTCGAGACCTTCCTGCTGACCGACCCGCGCATCCGCAAGGTCTTCCGGGAGCTGCACAGCGAGCTGTTCGACCCGGCCTGGTGGCGGGCGCGTCAGGAGCACATCAGGGCAGGCCACCTGGAAGACGTCTTTCCCTATGCCGAAGAGCGGCGTTTCGATTGCCCCGACAGAGTCACACCCGATCGAAACAGTTAA